In Polynucleobacter sp. TUM22923, one genomic interval encodes:
- a CDS encoding hydroxymethylglutaryl-CoA lyase has translation MKKRIYFNDVVARDGFQIESNFVPTEQKIKLVNELSHCGFAKIEVTSFSSPKAIPMLRDAKEVMEGIERVPTVEYTVLVPNLRGAERALDARADELNLVMSTSETHNLANLRMTREKSFTALSEVIRYVGTRAPINVSLSTSFGCPMEGDVAQSVVEEYADRFAALGVRGVSICDTTGMANPAQVIRMAESLQKRLPNLQLTFHFHNTRGMGLANVLAAVQSGITRFDGSLGGLGGCPYAPGASGNISSEDAIYMLDEIGFDTGIDIPRLLNTARALPDLVGHEVPGQIIKAGLNCNLHTAPPDVEALRHPSKSS, from the coding sequence ATGAAAAAAAGAATTTACTTTAATGATGTTGTCGCCAGAGATGGCTTTCAGATTGAGTCAAATTTTGTACCGACAGAGCAGAAGATTAAGCTTGTGAATGAATTAAGTCACTGTGGCTTTGCCAAGATTGAAGTAACTTCATTCTCTTCTCCGAAAGCCATCCCAATGCTAAGGGATGCTAAAGAGGTGATGGAGGGTATTGAGCGTGTGCCAACCGTTGAATACACAGTATTAGTTCCCAATCTTCGGGGGGCAGAGCGCGCCTTAGACGCTAGGGCGGATGAGTTGAATTTAGTGATGTCTACTTCAGAAACGCACAACCTGGCTAATTTACGCATGACCAGAGAAAAAAGTTTCACTGCTTTGTCTGAGGTCATTCGGTATGTTGGAACTAGAGCGCCTATTAATGTATCTCTTTCAACCAGTTTTGGCTGTCCTATGGAGGGTGATGTAGCACAATCGGTAGTGGAGGAATATGCCGATCGATTTGCTGCCTTAGGTGTGCGCGGAGTCTCGATTTGCGACACTACGGGCATGGCTAATCCAGCCCAAGTGATCAGAATGGCGGAGTCTCTTCAGAAGCGATTGCCAAACCTGCAACTGACCTTTCATTTTCATAATACCCGGGGCATGGGATTGGCTAATGTCCTTGCGGCTGTTCAATCAGGCATTACCCGCTTTGATGGGTCATTGGGTGGACTCGGCGGTTGCCCGTACGCGCCAGGCGCTAGTGGAAATATTTCTAGTGAAGATGCTATTTATATGCTCGATGAAATAGGTTTTGACACCGGTATCGACATCCCTAGATTACTAAATACCGCAAGAGCACTACCCGATCTTGTTGGCCACGAAGTACCTGGCCAAATAATTAAAGCGGGCTTAAATTGCAATTTACACACTGCGCCACCTGATGTTGAAGCGCTTCGTCATCCATCAAAGAGTTCATAA
- a CDS encoding CaiB/BaiF CoA-transferase family protein: MEPLAGLKVIEMGQLIAGPFAAKTLGDFGADVIKIEPPIVGDALRKWRLLKDGTSVWWQVQSRNKRSLSLDLKQAEAQAIVRALVQEADVLIENFRPGTLEGWGLDPNQLLELNPKLIVLRISGYGQTGPYRDKPGFGVVAEAMGGLRHLTAEPGRVPVRVGVSIGDTLASLHGVIGILLALQERHRSNQGQIIDIALYEAVFNCMESLLPEYSAFGEVRQAAGSALPGIAPTNAYLCLDGGYVLIAGNGDSIFKRLMQIIGRDDLGSDPQLKNKEGRVKRVLELDLAIGEWAQTVSTDKALEMLDSVSVPAGRIYTVADIAKDPHYRARGNIASIEMTDGSTLEVPGVIPKLSRTPGSIKTLAPNIGQDTDAVLKEIGLDPIQIAALKQRGVVFKCE, from the coding sequence ATGGAGCCTTTAGCTGGATTAAAAGTGATTGAAATGGGGCAATTGATTGCCGGACCTTTTGCGGCCAAAACTTTGGGTGATTTTGGGGCTGACGTGATCAAAATTGAGCCTCCAATAGTAGGCGATGCATTGCGGAAATGGCGTTTATTAAAAGATGGGACTTCTGTTTGGTGGCAAGTACAGTCTCGCAATAAGCGCTCTCTTTCTTTGGATTTGAAGCAGGCAGAGGCGCAGGCAATTGTTCGAGCCTTAGTTCAAGAGGCTGATGTGCTGATTGAAAATTTTCGTCCTGGCACTTTAGAGGGATGGGGGCTAGATCCCAATCAGCTACTTGAACTTAATCCAAAATTAATTGTCCTCAGAATTAGTGGTTATGGCCAGACTGGGCCATATCGAGATAAGCCTGGATTTGGCGTAGTTGCCGAAGCTATGGGTGGTTTGCGTCATCTTACTGCTGAGCCTGGACGAGTGCCTGTTCGAGTTGGGGTCAGTATTGGCGATACCCTAGCCTCGCTGCACGGTGTGATTGGTATTTTGCTAGCTCTGCAAGAGCGGCATCGAAGCAATCAAGGGCAGATTATTGATATCGCTCTTTATGAGGCGGTCTTTAATTGCATGGAAAGCCTCCTGCCTGAGTACAGTGCTTTTGGTGAAGTTAGGCAAGCCGCTGGTAGTGCCTTGCCAGGCATCGCGCCTACTAATGCTTACTTATGCTTAGATGGTGGCTATGTTTTGATTGCTGGCAATGGCGATAGTATCTTCAAGCGTCTTATGCAAATCATTGGCAGAGATGACTTAGGTAGTGATCCGCAATTAAAAAATAAAGAGGGCAGAGTGAAGCGCGTCTTAGAGCTTGATTTAGCCATCGGGGAGTGGGCTCAAACAGTATCTACTGATAAAGCATTAGAGATGCTTGACTCTGTTTCTGTCCCAGCGGGGCGTATTTATACCGTTGCAGATATTGCTAAGGATCCACATTATCGAGCCCGCGGCAATATTGCCTCTATTGAGATGACTGATGGCAGCACCTTAGAGGTGCCGGGAGTAATCCCTAAACTCTCCCGAACACCCGGATCCATTAAGACTCTTGCCCCCAATATTGGCCAAGATACCGATGCCGTTCTAAAAGAAATCGGTTTGGACCCCATTCAAATTGCCGCATTAAAGCAACGCGGCGTAGTCTTTAAATGCGAATAA
- a CDS encoding cupin domain-containing protein, protein MDIHADYSKRVVINHHDLPWVKSPESGIERRMLDRIGDEVAKATSIVRYQPGSRFPLHMHELGEEILVLDGVLSDEAGDYPAGTYIINPPGSAHAPYTENGCTLFVKLRHLGVDQIEREVLDTKSAEWYQGMVSGLTVMPLMRQGSGSTLVRWAPETYFNPHQHFGGEEIFVVDGVFEDEHGRYPTGSWIRSPHMSMHKPFSKEGCTIFVKTGHLMQT, encoded by the coding sequence ATGGATATTCATGCTGATTACAGCAAGCGAGTGGTGATTAATCATCATGATTTACCATGGGTCAAAAGTCCTGAATCGGGCATAGAGCGAAGAATGTTAGATCGTATTGGTGATGAGGTGGCGAAGGCAACTTCGATTGTTCGCTATCAGCCTGGTTCCCGTTTTCCATTACATATGCATGAGCTGGGTGAGGAGATACTGGTGCTAGATGGTGTCTTGAGTGATGAGGCGGGGGATTATCCCGCTGGTACCTACATCATCAATCCCCCTGGATCAGCGCATGCACCGTATACCGAAAATGGCTGCACACTTTTTGTGAAGTTACGACATTTAGGGGTTGATCAGATAGAGCGAGAGGTACTTGATACTAAGTCAGCTGAGTGGTATCAGGGAATGGTTTCAGGCCTAACGGTAATGCCGCTCATGCGACAGGGATCTGGATCTACCCTAGTGCGATGGGCGCCAGAAACCTATTTCAATCCACATCAGCATTTCGGTGGTGAGGAGATTTTTGTGGTGGATGGTGTTTTTGAAGATGAGCATGGACGATATCCGACTGGATCTTGGATTCGGAGCCCGCATATGAGTATGCATAAGCCTTTCAGTAAAGAAGGCTGCACAATCTTTGTAAAAACCGGGCATTTAATGCAGACCTAA
- the modA gene encoding molybdate ABC transporter substrate-binding protein: MKHLIQSIVSILLLLLAGIIQAQAQAQSHNVAAASDLKFAIEQIGVNFHKVNSQPIKLIFGSSGLLTQQAMNGAPFGMLMSADEQMIDQLHKAGKTEDAGQMYAIGRIVLMQKKDSALRISADKADLMKAIKRAKKIAIANPEHAPYGRAAKEYLQTLGLWEIAEPKLVYGENISQATTYVLTGAADFGISALSLALSPQLKSISSFVLIPEELHRPLRQKMVLLKGATPSVKAFYGYLQEPVARQVMSSYGFVLP, from the coding sequence ATGAAGCATCTTATTCAATCTATTGTTTCCATTTTGCTCTTACTGCTTGCAGGCATTATTCAAGCTCAAGCTCAAGCCCAATCCCATAATGTAGCTGCTGCCTCTGATTTGAAGTTTGCTATAGAGCAAATTGGTGTGAATTTTCACAAAGTCAACTCTCAGCCGATTAAGTTGATCTTTGGCTCATCGGGGCTGCTAACGCAGCAGGCTATGAACGGGGCGCCATTTGGTATGTTGATGTCAGCCGATGAACAAATGATTGATCAACTACATAAAGCAGGCAAGACTGAAGATGCTGGTCAGATGTATGCAATTGGCAGAATTGTGCTGATGCAGAAAAAAGATAGCGCTCTTCGAATCAGTGCTGACAAAGCAGATTTGATGAAAGCAATTAAACGGGCTAAGAAAATTGCTATTGCCAATCCTGAGCATGCACCTTATGGCAGGGCTGCTAAAGAGTATTTACAAACTTTGGGTCTATGGGAGATTGCCGAGCCTAAATTAGTCTATGGGGAAAATATTTCCCAAGCAACTACCTATGTTCTAACGGGCGCGGCTGATTTTGGTATCTCAGCTTTATCCTTAGCATTGTCACCACAATTAAAATCGATCTCCAGCTTTGTGCTCATTCCTGAGGAACTTCATAGGCCTCTGCGGCAAAAAATGGTTTTGCTCAAGGGAGCCACTCCAAGCGTTAAAGCTTTTTATGGATACCTACAAGAGCCTGTCGCTCGACAGGTAATGTCTAGTTATGGCTTTGTCTTGCCCTAA
- a CDS encoding DUF2461 domain-containing protein, which produces MKTAAQNKPLFEGFSPKAFTFLEALTDKQNRLWFNEHRSEYEDYVRDPLREFTVMLSDLLRTKDIPLWGDPKRSLFRINRDARFSKAKHPYNMHASGLFSITGDKHAPGVLYFRLDPLGSRVAAGYMQPEPHVLKKLRMGILDNPKAWLLLEKSLNKKGYVLDYSDALARVPRGFVDVPAEIEHAIKLKSWIIRKPLSKKVVCSTELIQETAIFAKDLLPLLSFGWHALSKFSE; this is translated from the coding sequence ATGAAAACAGCCGCTCAAAATAAACCATTATTTGAGGGCTTTAGTCCAAAGGCGTTTACCTTCTTAGAAGCGTTGACAGATAAGCAAAACCGTCTTTGGTTTAATGAGCACCGCTCTGAGTATGAGGATTATGTGCGTGATCCTCTTCGGGAATTTACAGTGATGCTTTCTGATCTCCTGAGGACTAAAGACATTCCTCTATGGGGCGACCCCAAAAGATCTTTATTTCGAATTAATCGTGACGCACGTTTTTCTAAAGCTAAGCATCCATACAACATGCATGCCAGCGGCTTATTTAGTATCACGGGCGATAAACATGCGCCTGGTGTTTTATATTTTCGCTTAGATCCATTAGGCAGTAGGGTGGCAGCGGGGTATATGCAACCTGAGCCACATGTCCTTAAAAAGCTTCGCATGGGAATTCTTGATAACCCTAAAGCTTGGCTTCTCTTGGAAAAATCGCTTAACAAAAAAGGGTATGTGCTTGACTACTCCGATGCCTTGGCAAGGGTGCCAAGGGGATTTGTAGATGTGCCTGCCGAGATAGAGCATGCTATCAAACTGAAAAGCTGGATTATTCGCAAACCACTTTCAAAAAAGGTAGTGTGCTCAACGGAATTAATTCAAGAGACAGCTATTTTTGCTAAAGATCTGTTGCCACTGCTGAGTTTTGGTTGGCATGCTTTGAGTAAATTTTCCGAGTGA
- a CDS encoding DsbA family oxidoreductase, with product MTADLKIDVVSDIACPWCAVGIGNLMQAINALGIREQINLEFQPFELNPSMPVGGQDAIEHLTQKYGMDEAQVKANQANIRTRAKTAGYDFHPEGRKRVYNTFNCHRLLYWALLEIGAGAQYHLKHQLLKAYFEDASDMDEIDTLLNAVDRAGLNRVAAQEIIQGNRYVDEVKALEREYTQAGISAVPAVIFNNQLLISGAQSVESYQNAIEKILSDSAQSL from the coding sequence ATGACTGCTGATCTTAAAATAGATGTTGTTTCGGATATTGCCTGTCCTTGGTGTGCGGTTGGCATTGGCAATCTAATGCAAGCCATCAACGCGCTGGGAATTCGAGAGCAGATTAATCTGGAGTTTCAGCCTTTTGAATTAAACCCCTCCATGCCAGTTGGAGGCCAGGATGCGATTGAGCATTTGACGCAAAAATACGGAATGGATGAGGCGCAAGTAAAAGCTAATCAGGCGAACATTCGCACTAGAGCAAAAACTGCTGGGTATGATTTTCATCCAGAGGGGCGTAAGCGTGTTTACAACACCTTTAACTGTCATCGATTGCTGTACTGGGCATTGCTTGAGATTGGTGCTGGTGCTCAGTATCATTTGAAGCATCAATTACTCAAGGCATATTTTGAGGATGCTAGCGATATGGATGAGATTGATACATTGCTTAATGCGGTGGACCGGGCCGGGTTGAACCGGGTGGCAGCACAAGAGATTATTCAGGGCAATCGATACGTTGATGAAGTGAAGGCCCTTGAGCGTGAATATACTCAGGCTGGTATTTCAGCGGTGCCAGCAGTAATTTTCAATAATCAATTGTTGATTTCAGGGGCACAGTCTGTCGAGTCATATCAAAATGCGATAGAAAAAATACTGAGCGACTCAGCACAATCCTTATGA
- a CDS encoding flavin reductase family protein: protein MHPRFYSYEPKNGHGLAHDPFNAIVGPRPIGWISTKSNAGILNLAPYSFFNAFNYVPPIIGFSSIGHKDSLRNIEENGEFVWNLVTKSLAEQMNTTCVSVGPDVNEFELAGLEAVASTIVSVPRVALSPVSFECRATQIVQLEGLDKQKVQSWLILGEVLNIHIDEVFLEGGIYDTASAGHILRGGGPADYFTVGQEQLFKMTRPKSI, encoded by the coding sequence ATGCATCCCAGATTTTATAGTTACGAACCCAAAAATGGTCACGGCTTGGCGCATGATCCTTTTAATGCCATTGTGGGCCCAAGACCGATAGGTTGGATTTCGACAAAAAGTAATGCAGGAATTCTCAATCTAGCCCCATATAGTTTTTTTAATGCCTTTAATTATGTTCCACCAATTATTGGTTTTTCTAGTATTGGCCACAAAGATAGCTTAAGAAACATTGAAGAAAATGGCGAGTTTGTTTGGAATTTAGTCACCAAGTCTTTGGCCGAACAAATGAATACGACTTGCGTCAGCGTGGGCCCTGACGTGAATGAATTTGAATTAGCGGGCCTAGAAGCTGTGGCCTCGACTATTGTATCGGTCCCTAGGGTGGCATTAAGTCCTGTGAGCTTTGAATGTAGGGCAACACAAATTGTTCAACTCGAAGGTCTAGACAAGCAAAAAGTACAAAGCTGGCTGATATTGGGGGAGGTGCTCAATATTCATATTGATGAAGTGTTTTTAGAGGGTGGTATCTATGACACTGCTAGTGCTGGTCATATCTTAAGAGGGGGTGGTCCAGCGGATTACTTCACCGTAGGCCAAGAGCAGCTATTTAAAATGACTAGACCTAAATCGATCTAA